The window ATGAATGCGGCGAGCAGCTGACATGGAGGGTAACGATGACTGTTTTAGGCTGATGTTACGGAAAACTTTCCAAATCATATagcaaagaaacaaaaaatagaCGCCTGCGGAAATCCCCGCCAAAACAATAAAAGTCAATGCGAGATTGGTTCCAACACGTGACGTCCAAATTGAATAGAATGGGTTACGTAGTTGAACGCCACGCTCACACACGTCGAATGCAAAAAGGGATATGCATCCAACAACGACGGCACTTAAATGTTTCCAATAATTCTTCACTGCACTTCGTTTGCCTGTTtcttgaatctaaataaaaataaagatgaGTAAAAAGTGTGCAACTGGAAAAATGTTGAATCTTACTAGCATGTGTTCTCCGGCGAACACCAACCAAAAAGACAAAAGGGTCGCATAAAAAACTCCTTGTCGAATATCGCTTAGCAAAAGCATGAATGGCATATCGAAGGCTAGCGTTAAATATTCCAAAGGCACTGGAAGGGAGAAAGTTTTGAAAGAGACTTCTAAGTATGCTGGCTCTAAACTCACTATTTAAAAAAGTCAATGCTAAACCTAGATAGATTAGCATGTACTCTATCAGGGCAGGTGAGCGTTGTAGTAGGTGAACACGATGCCAGAACCAAATCATTATGGCCACAACAATTGGGAAGAAGATCGTTTTCAATGAAAGCCAAACTTTTGTAAAACCCCCATTTTGGTATATTGCTGTCAATTGTAGGTCATGTATGTGCCCAACATCTAAATTCATTTTCATGTCGGTATCCACAGGCAGCCGAATGTTCAGGAGATAGAAATCGTGATGCAATGAGCCCAGTTCAAATAGTGGAATCGTTTCACATGAATAAAGTCGCTCGGTATTTGAAACGTGAATAGATTGACAATCCAAATAGCGTCGCTCAAGGGACGTTGCATACAGCTTCCAATCGTAATCGCTGTCCTCTTTATTGCGATACGCCAATCGCGCGTCAATAGTTACAACTGCGTGGGAATCTAGTTGAAGAAAGAGGAAGGCAGGATATGAAATTTTTAGTGAAGCCAATGAAATAAAAGGATAAATCTTACCAACTAGGACATCATTGTCGTAAGCGATATCGACTTGCAGGACACCAATTAGGTTTTGTTGCCATCTTGAGTAGTCTAAAACATGTCCCTCACGTGGTATCGGCATCTGAAGTTCAATAAAAATGTGAATTTACGTGAAAAGCAATTGCTAgatggaaaattttcaaaactgtgACTGGGAATAAGTTTCgaatgccgcgccacatcactccgcccccagatgaaacctaggggggttccagcgaccgaatccggaactgcgttccccctCAGTCCGCGAAGCGAACGTAACGTTGTTTTGGAGCGCACACGAGAgagcgcctttttgtgtccatcgatctcgagctggaagaaatgttctctccGCCCGAGAACGCGGTGCGGGCGGAGCCTGCAGCGGCTTTCGGACGGCATCTGTCCTGACCAGGACATGCGTACacgttccttgggcgcacagacaggtgcggacgagtgttgggtgggaggtgtAGCCTTGATGCGTCAGCAGAcacaccaaccccgactctgtgagacccgatctcttttCGAAGaacggatcacttgggagtctccggttctccccgtatagcagctccgcggggctggcaatAAATtcttctcggcgggttgtatGTAGACCGAgttaggacgagaggcaagacttgggtgcaggacggatcgtcgcgtgctatTATGGCGGCTTTGAGCGTCgggtgccaacgctctagcatcccattggattgcgggtggtatgcagtagtccgctggcgtttaaaccccaggagtttgcctaactctgagaaaagggtggactcaaattgcaggGACGCCagagcgaggtatccactctcgacagagggcttcggcacaagattgcgtcgtaatgtctttcagaggtattgtttcagaccaccgcgtaaacctgtcgatgtgATTTTAAGGCAAtatttgtaaccgtgcgagtctcgcaaagaccctactatgtcgaggtgtatttatttaattaacggacaacaaacaaagaaaattccaattaattattgtcctcaggaggaggaggagaaagcaaaaaacttatcctacgtttaaaactacttaaagtagggaagttaaaaggaccaagctgattttcattataatttcggcaaaaccTGGGAATCGGgtaatgaaaatagacttcgagctccgcgaagggcacgttgaaaatatctgcgttacgtgtgttataagacgcaggacggcaggtgatctcgtcagcggcggagcagtccatcagacccgaggaaagtttaaagaatgtgcatagatccagataggatctacgctgttgtaggaagggaaggtttagaaagcggaggcgggaggggtaatccacacgagggaagcttttcttaaagaagagggaacgggtgaatttacgttgcacattttcaaggggttacgggagggtgaccagatcacggagcaataattgagggtattcctcacaagggaattgaagagagctaaggagggttggatggagtcaaaatcagaggaggagcgaagaataaagcctgacaattttgctgctcgattgatgacatcgaggcaatgggtgtcaaaccggaacttattgtcgaaagtgactccgaggtcttgagtggaatttaaccaggataaggaatgcccgttaagagagtaggagaaagaagtggatgaggattttaggaagtagcaaatagagtgacactttctgacgtttagcgctaaaccattagtcgagcaccaacgaaccagaatgtccaggttattctgaagggaaacacagtccataggcgacgatatagtggaaaacagcttaaggtcgtctgcatagagcaaacagggacaagtaaggaggggaggaaggtcgttaataaaaaataaaaatagcgaagacgcagaatagacccctgtgggacgccagaaaagtgggaaaaggagcgggaagtacagccgtcaaaagagacgcggcaggatcggttggaaaggtaagaggcaagccataaaacaagtggtttgggaacgtttagggacgagagtttggatagaaatatcttgtgatttacagtgtcgaaggtttTACAGAAAACATGAGCGAAAATACCGGCAGTAATACGCCACATTTATAGTGTAGATCCCCGGAATACATCAGAGAATAATTTCACTTTCATAACAGATGAATATTTTTTAGAGTGCAGCTTTTAGCCTGATGTACATTGACTAAATAAAACAAGAGTTAACTTCGTATATAGTTAAACGGGGGTAAAATTACATAGATCACTCCGTACGCGCTTACCTGAAACACGAAAACAATTTGATTTGCCATTTTCACGTCGTGTTGCTCGATCTCTTCCTGACTTACGGCATTACACTTACCCTTGCCGCGGGTATATAGCCAAACACTTGTATCATTCTGTGACCCGGGGATGTCCTTACACACCATCCCAAGAATATTTTGATGATTTGCAGGCAATGGTGCTGGGGACATAATAGGAACATAATTCAGAATTAATTTCGGGAATTCCACTTACCAATTAATCCTCCGATTAGGAAACAGAGTGCCTGGCATATAAGTAAACATGTAACCAAAATTGATAATTTACGAGTACTTAAATTCTCCAGTATAGTCCCGGGCATTGTGCTCGGTTTGAATTTTTCTAGAAACTTGAATTCAAATGAGATGTGAGCAATTCGAAGTGCTTCAGTGCCCACAAAAATGTCTCTGCACAGTCTTTTCACGCAAAGCAGAAACTGTTTAATCTGCACAATTCGCCACAAATAACTTACAAATAAACGCCACCGGACTATGAGACTGTCGCCGGCCTTTTGTTTATACTTCGTGGAAGACAAACAATATGGCGTCTGATGGGTTTATAGCAGTGTACACAGGCTGGACATGGTAATACCAATGCGAAACGTCAAATTCCTGATGACATCACTTGAACCGGTATAGTCGGTAGTGTATGGTTAAAGGAAATTATGAATTAATatttggcagaccctgcctaagatggagcgacggcgtaggtcaggacgccagacagcttttagggatatcgaattggtggacctcgacgcaaaactgggatgtctggagttccttattaaggcaggcctagaccggataccagttgttgcgccgttgaagatgatgatgaatgttaaatttattatttatagatcagaataggaattaataTCTTAGTTAATCAGGTACTGAAGAAATGCGCAACTTGtgccctcagatctcaagatcacaaagcAAGTTCCTTTTAATTATTTTGGAAGTACCAAGtgagaaattaatatttaaattctcgaaaagggatttttcagcttctcccccattttcgtcaccttccaccgaaagtttcgctttcttgcgtctgatttctctggatatcgtcgCACTTGGTGGTATAGCAACAAcctcatagttgcctccgcttatttaccctatgattcgttgtatcctccaccgacgcaagaacttagggatctggtggcgtatgcagaatcaagtggtctcgaacttttaataggttgcgatgcgaatacttaacatatttgttggggcagtagcaaatgcaatccaagaggagagaagctattcgatttcatcacttcagctggtcttatgactgcaaacgtagggtgcgcccctacgttcgtgggaccgagaagcgaagcgaagtaattgacctaacaatctgtaccccaaaattgttagagttgattacatactggcgagtgctagacgaggtctcactgtcagatcaccgatatctagaattcaatctgactattgcgggcgaacagtctgcagtacaaagacggaaccctaggaaaacggattgggcaaagttcaatgaacttcttggcaataaagtacagttccctaggcgactaaggactcctttggtgctggaagatgaattgagaactctgaactgcacacttttagagtgctatgaacaggcttgtcctatttcccgaggccaaagcgataaaacggttccttggtggaaccgagaactgcaaaaactcagaaaatcaaccaggcgacttttaaatcgtgcttgcaaaattaacaagaacgaagactggttaaatttcaggaactcacaacgtgaatataagaggctcgtgaggtgctcgaaacgagacccctttagagcgtactgtgaggaaccgGAAGGCGAAAGGAGacgtcaaggctgtgcagagtcctcaaaagggatgagtcggccaagttggattctcttagaaaaccccacggtactttcacgagctccagactggactcagtacagaccctcctggaagtacaccacctgggagaacgggtgagagaagtggtaggaggagagttgacggttcttgcatcgcaagtgttgcaaggggaactggaacactgcgaaagcggttgttacccatgaaaaggtgagaactgccatactgtcctttgaacatttcaaagcacccggcatggatggcatctatccggcaatgctcaaggagggtatggagcatttagagcgacctctaagaaatatttttcgaggatgtcttgctctggactacgtgctttcttcttggcaacaggttaagataattttcataccgaaacctgggaaagatgactattctaatccaaagaacttcagacagatcagcttgacttcattcttgctgaaaggtttggagagactggtggagcgtcacattcgtggaaacgcacttaggtcacaaccacttagtgaaaaccaacatgcttaacaacgtggaaagtcctgtgagtctgctcttcattctttggtcacaaagatagaggatgcaactttgaatggtgagtacgcgatgggggtgttcgtggatattgaaggggcctttgactgtgatgccgccagagcgcatggtgttgatgatgctttaattaagtgaatccatgctatgctaacgcaaagattgctgtgcgctgaggtaggggtcgatcgctacctgactaccgaagcaacgaagggctgcccccaaggaggtgtgctttcgccgcttctgtggagtatgctgatcgactcactgctatgcaaactgcaaaatttgccaatacacgctcaagcttatgctgatgacgtagctgtacttgctgttgatcaggatcttggaacggtgtgtaggaatatacagcgtgccgttgatttgatagacagctggtgccttagacatggtttgtcagttaatccaaataaaaccacaatggttttattcacaaaaaggagaaaattggatggactttgtctccctgagatgaggggtactacccttcaactctccgaagaagtgaaatatctgggggtcactctagataaaaaaaacttctttggaacaaacatgtagaggtaaagatgaaacgagctctcacagcttatgggctgtgcagacggacctttgcctcgatatgaggactcaggcctcatgtggtaatgtggatatacgttgtcaTCATTAGgacgatgttcgtatatgcatccgtagtgtggtgggttaaggtgagacaaaaaggttttcaccgtaaactagcgatatcactggtgccatgagcacgacatccggcgcagctctgaatgtactactcaatttgcagcccctggatatatttattcaaagcactgcaatgagagcagctcataggctaattcgattagatctatgggaaaacaacggatgtgggggcacagagcattggaagagttactgggaggactgaatccagttcttacaatgccttccgattctcgtgtccccatacatctgtttggtagaagatatgtagttaccctgaagcgtagagaggactgggaagacccagaggaatgcgtggcgggatatacggaagtcttctacaccgatggctcaaaaacagaagagggttctggagccggagtctacctctcgaataaaaacgagaagtggacttttcctttgggacaatatgcaacggtttttcaagccgaagcttatgcgatcctaagggtggcgaactgggtgattgacgagcggttgaagtcaagctgcactgagggcattgagcagtcctttgatcacctcgaaaatcgttcaggaatgcagaaaccgtttaaactctatgtctagattcaatacggtggaactactctgggtacctggtcactgtggcatagagggaaatgaaatctcggacgctttagcgaaagaggggtcaatctcccctatgccgggaccggagccagcaattggagtatcagtgacattggctaaatctgttttcaaaaactgggaacaagtttcccataatgacaggtggcatagcctaaatgctgctcgacacaccaaacttttcctgccagaacccaacatacgtaccgcaaagtttatcctgtcaaaaagcaggaggacttgcaggtgtattgtgggcattctaacaggtcataattcactagctgggcatatgttcagaataggaatttactgaagatgatacgtgtccctcctgtaatgaggaagcggaatccacagagcattttctatgtgaatgccccgcctatggacgcatccaggcatcagatctttggtgccgattttCTCCAAtggcgacgggtagcatcacatccactaacggaaatcctgcgatacgtgaacgaatccggaatgggccaacacggcctgggtgctcagaagctgtagcttctcccccaccatacacacacacacacacacacacaagtactaagcgagaaattaacgtctaaaccctcgaaaagggatttttcagcttttctcccattttcgtcagcttccaccgaaagttccgcttttttgcgtccgatttctctggatgtcGCCGCACTTGGTGGTATAGCAAggaccatgtcctcattcccaagaaacttcgccttttttcgcagtgccttccattgtcgtcggctaggaTCCTtgccaggttcacggagtctgGGCTGCGTGGATCTTAGTGTTAGTTAAATTCCAAATGGAAATGGGATTGCTGAAGGGAGATTACCCTTTCATGTGGATTGGATACTTTTCCACCGACGAAAGCATGAAAAATGGATGCGTGGGACACTTCCGTTGAGATACCTGCGCTTGAATTATATTTCATTCGGAATAAAACCTTAGGAACATACTTACAAAACACAATTCGTCATTTATTTTAAGTAAAAAGGATGAATTTTCAGAATAGAATAAAAGCTAATGTATTAGTTTTACATCATCATATCAAGAGAAAATTAACATTAAAAATACGCACAGTAAGATAACAGATAAAGTGTTCATTttatttagtcaatttctatatATAACACTGATAGGAATTGtctcaattttcttttctttttttttttttatttaaaatcaactttttcgtttttattttatttctttttctttcatctAATCTTCCAGTTCTGCACCAATATTGATTTATATATTGGATAATTCACACATGTTACACCACACACGCACTTTCGTAAAGCCATTCACAAGTTACTTAATAAAGTTAAGttcgtttatttgttttttgaatcattttttctttaatttttagtcGGAAGGATGATGCCTACCATATTTTACATTTCAGACGAGTCGTTTGCAGAGAGCTCAAGAATTGTTAGATTCAATATTCCACAATCATTAGTCCTTAAACTTATGTCCTACTCTCTTGTTAACCAAGGATAATTATCATATCATTTCCTGTTGCCTTCATACAGTTTCATCTGCATTTTAAGGGGGAGAACAAAGATGAAAAGATAAATATGTCCCAACTTCGGAAATCAcaccatctgaagtggctttacaAGCTCtcctt of the Hermetia illucens chromosome 7, iHerIll2.2.curated.20191125, whole genome shotgun sequence genome contains:
- the LOC119660955 gene encoding protein wntless isoform X2; translation: MPGTILENLSTRKLSILVTCLLICQALCFLIGGLIAPLPANHQNILGMVCKDIPGSQNDTSVWLYTRGKGKCNAVSQEEIEQHDVKMANQIVFVFQMPIPREGHVLDYSRWQQNLIGVLQVDIAYDNDVLVDSHAVVTIDARLAYRNKEDSDYDWKLYATSLERRYLDCQSIHVSNTERLYSCETIPLFELGSLHHDFYLLNIRLPVDTDMKMNLDVGHIHDLQLTAIYQNGGFTKVWLSLKTIFFPIVVAIMIWFWHRVHLLQRSPALIEYMLIYLGLALTFLNMPLEYLTLAFDMPFMLLLSDIRQGVFYATLLSFWLVFAGEHMLIQETGKRSAVKNYWKHLSAVVVGCISLFAFDVCERGVQLRNPFYSIWTSRVGTNLALTFIVLAGISAGVYFLFLCYMIWKVFRNISLKQSSLPSMSAARRIHYEGIIYRFKFLMLATLICAALTVIGFIMGQIAEGHWKWDENIEVQLTSAFLTGVYGMWNIYIFALIILYAPSHKQWPTELNSSNERIASEEIEFNNLPSDSNPSEISSLTSFSRKAAFD
- the LOC119660955 gene encoding protein wntless isoform X1, with the protein product MPGTILENLSTRKLSILVTCLLICQALCFLIGGLIAPLPANHQNILGMVCKDIPGSQNDTSVWLYTRGKGKCNAVSQEEIEQHDVKMANQIVFVFQMPIPREGHVLDYSRWQQNLIGVLQVDIAYDNDVLVGKIYPFISLASLKISYPAFLFLQLDSHAVVTIDARLAYRNKEDSDYDWKLYATSLERRYLDCQSIHVSNTERLYSCETIPLFELGSLHHDFYLLNIRLPVDTDMKMNLDVGHIHDLQLTAIYQNGGFTKVWLSLKTIFFPIVVAIMIWFWHRVHLLQRSPALIEYMLIYLGLALTFLNMPLEYLTLAFDMPFMLLLSDIRQGVFYATLLSFWLVFAGEHMLIQETGKRSAVKNYWKHLSAVVVGCISLFAFDVCERGVQLRNPFYSIWTSRVGTNLALTFIVLAGISAGVYFLFLCYMIWKVFRNISLKQSSLPSMSAARRIHYEGIIYRFKFLMLATLICAALTVIGFIMGQIAEGHWKWDENIEVQLTSAFLTGVYGMWNIYIFALIILYAPSHKQWPTELNSSNERIASEEIEFNNLPSDSNPSEISSLTSFSRKAAFD